In Sphingomonas psychrotolerans, the following proteins share a genomic window:
- a CDS encoding TonB-dependent receptor domain-containing protein: MKVRCLLLAFTSSVIAHPCYAQASGDVAGATTQSDAPEPDAKPAAKQAAAQDVFSTGVAKGRDRLDSATSTSALKGSEAAKLGPRPLGDILRAMPGLRVESGIGEGNANYTVRGLPLAAGGSKYMLFQEDGLPVLEFGDIFNVGSDVFLRADFNTAQIESIRGGSGSTFSSNAPGGVINIISKTGDVEGGAVQFTTGLDYGEKRIDMDYGRKLSDTLRFHVGGYYRSGEGPRDIGYTGYKGGQIKANITRQFDNGYVRIHAKYLNDRSPTFAPYYIKITGTNDKPIFTNFANFDVRSDSILSPNVGPVTTLDGDNKLRRFGTDTGQHATSKMIGLEAQFDFGDWTVSERARFSANSGEFQRAFPSAVNTVAAIAASQAGAGATARYANGPNAGQLVPANANGNGLLSFNYISHSRARSLDYFTNDLRATRVWKAGGGNLTVTGGIYKAIQDLNAEWLHSAIDTDVAGNGETAMVNVTSAAGVAQTQDGFYAFSRNGSKFRRIFDVKYDITAPYGSFNYHIGKIAVGGSVRYDFGKVRGSLTGADLGDGRVGLISYDVNGDGVISAPERRVAFLPLDRPAPVDYNYGYLSYSTGINFRVAEPFSLFGRYSRGARANADKILFTPAVSVVDGSVPIASDKYDEVRQLEGGFKFRQAGATLNVTAFLANADDHNVLNGAATATIRAYRAKGVEMEGSFRRGPFSIMAGATWTTAKITEDKLDANLTGKEPRHQPAWTLQATPQIELESATFGANVVTVTSSYAQDSNLLKMPGFTVVNAFLQVRPIDRVQLSLNANNLFNTLGFFEINQSEVPANGIGWGRAINGRTVSASLRYDF, from the coding sequence GTGAAAGTACGCTGTCTTCTGCTTGCATTTACATCGAGCGTTATTGCCCATCCCTGTTACGCGCAAGCAAGCGGCGACGTTGCGGGCGCAACAACCCAAAGCGATGCGCCCGAGCCCGATGCGAAGCCTGCGGCCAAACAGGCGGCGGCGCAGGACGTCTTTTCAACCGGCGTCGCGAAGGGCCGCGATCGTCTCGACAGCGCGACCTCGACCAGCGCGCTGAAGGGCAGCGAGGCCGCGAAGCTCGGACCGCGTCCGCTCGGCGATATTCTGCGCGCGATGCCTGGCCTGCGCGTCGAATCCGGGATCGGCGAAGGTAACGCCAACTACACCGTGCGCGGGCTCCCGCTTGCCGCTGGCGGTTCGAAGTACATGCTGTTTCAGGAGGACGGACTTCCCGTGCTCGAGTTCGGCGACATCTTCAACGTTGGCTCCGACGTGTTCCTGCGCGCCGATTTCAACACCGCGCAGATCGAATCGATCCGCGGCGGTTCGGGATCGACCTTCTCGTCCAATGCGCCCGGCGGCGTGATCAACATCATCTCCAAGACCGGCGATGTCGAAGGCGGCGCGGTGCAGTTCACCACCGGGCTGGATTATGGCGAGAAGCGCATCGACATGGATTACGGCCGCAAGCTCAGCGATACGCTGCGCTTCCACGTCGGCGGCTATTATCGCTCGGGCGAAGGGCCGCGCGACATTGGTTATACCGGCTATAAGGGCGGGCAGATCAAGGCGAACATCACCCGGCAGTTCGACAACGGCTATGTGCGCATCCACGCCAAGTATCTCAACGATCGCTCGCCGACCTTCGCGCCTTATTACATCAAGATCACCGGCACGAACGACAAGCCGATCTTCACCAACTTCGCCAATTTCGACGTCCGCAGCGATTCGATACTGTCGCCCAATGTTGGCCCGGTGACGACGCTGGACGGCGACAACAAGCTGCGCCGCTTTGGAACCGATACCGGCCAGCACGCGACCTCCAAGATGATCGGGCTCGAGGCGCAGTTCGATTTCGGTGACTGGACAGTGAGCGAGCGCGCGCGCTTTTCGGCCAATTCGGGCGAATTCCAGCGCGCTTTCCCCTCGGCGGTGAACACCGTGGCGGCGATCGCGGCGTCGCAGGCGGGTGCCGGCGCGACGGCGCGCTATGCCAACGGCCCGAATGCGGGCCAGCTCGTCCCGGCGAATGCCAACGGCAACGGCCTGCTCTCGTTCAACTATATCTCGCATTCGCGGGCGCGCTCACTCGACTATTTCACCAACGACTTGCGCGCCACGCGGGTGTGGAAAGCGGGCGGCGGCAATCTGACGGTCACCGGCGGCATCTACAAGGCGATCCAGGACCTCAACGCCGAATGGCTGCACTCGGCGATCGACACCGATGTGGCGGGCAATGGCGAGACCGCGATGGTCAATGTGACCAGCGCCGCGGGTGTGGCCCAGACGCAGGACGGCTTTTACGCGTTCAGCCGCAACGGCAGCAAGTTCCGCCGCATCTTCGACGTCAAATACGACATCACCGCGCCTTACGGCTCGTTCAACTACCATATCGGCAAGATCGCAGTGGGCGGCAGCGTGCGTTATGATTTCGGCAAGGTGCGCGGTTCGCTGACCGGTGCCGATCTGGGGGATGGCCGCGTCGGGCTGATCTCGTACGACGTCAACGGCGACGGCGTAATCTCCGCCCCCGAAAGGCGCGTCGCGTTTCTGCCGCTCGATCGGCCGGCGCCGGTCGACTATAATTACGGCTATCTCAGCTATTCGACCGGGATCAATTTTCGCGTCGCCGAGCCCTTCTCGCTCTTCGGGCGGTATAGCCGCGGCGCGCGCGCCAATGCCGACAAGATCCTGTTCACGCCGGCGGTGAGCGTGGTCGATGGCAGCGTGCCGATCGCGAGCGACAAATATGACGAAGTCCGCCAGCTCGAAGGCGGGTTCAAGTTCCGCCAGGCCGGCGCGACGCTCAACGTCACTGCGTTCCTCGCCAATGCCGACGATCACAATGTGCTGAATGGCGCCGCGACCGCGACGATTCGGGCCTATCGCGCGAAGGGCGTCGAGATGGAGGGCAGCTTCCGCCGGGGTCCGTTCAGCATCATGGCGGGCGCCACCTGGACCACGGCGAAGATCACCGAGGACAAGCTCGATGCGAACCTGACCGGCAAGGAGCCGCGGCATCAGCCGGCATGGACCTTGCAGGCCACGCCGCAGATCGAGCTGGAGAGCGCCACCTTCGGCGCGAACGTGGTCACGGTGACCAGCAGCTATGCGCAGGACAGTAATTTGCTCAAGATGCCCGGGTTTACGGTGGTGAATGCGTTCCTCCAGGTCCGCCCGATCGATCGCGTCCAGCTGAGCCTCAACGCCAACAATCTGTTCAATACCTTGGGCTTCTTCGAGATCAACCAGAGCGAGGTTCCGGCCAACGGGATCGGCTGGGGACGCGCGATCAACGGGCGGACCGTCTCGGCATCCTTGCGGTACGATTTCTGA
- a CDS encoding replicative DNA helicase, whose product MAQPIPFPAPETPEGVSLPANVEAEAALLGAMMIDNRVAEDVLQKLRPEHFFEPLHGRIYDTIATMVGDNRLATPVTLRPLFAADPAMKELGGPAYLAQLTGNPASLIGARSFADQIYDLAMLRALVTVGRDLVDGALDTSQDINPAKQIEQAEMKLYEVAEKGDSDSGLKSFTRAATLAVRQAEKAMNSGGGISGVTTGLTDLNASTGGFNRSDLLILAGRPGMGKTSLATNIAFNAAKRYADDIEGGIPEEKSIGAPVAFFSLEMSADQLAMRILSEQAEVVSEKLRTGQISHAEFQKFARAAGDLERLPLFIDDTPGLTIAALRTRARRMKRQHKIGMVIVDYLQLLTGSAKASGDGRVQEISEISRGLKTLAKELNVPVLALSQLSRAVESREDKRPQLSDLRESGSIEQDADIVLFVYRDEYYHDFKAPTKTPDGTETAEERMAYEAWQAKQLEVSGKATVIIAKQRHGATGSVHMRFDRQFTKFSDLAHEDY is encoded by the coding sequence ATGGCGCAACCGATTCCCTTTCCCGCTCCCGAGACTCCCGAAGGCGTCAGCCTGCCGGCGAACGTCGAGGCCGAGGCCGCATTGCTCGGCGCGATGATGATCGACAACCGCGTCGCCGAGGACGTCCTCCAGAAACTGCGCCCCGAGCATTTCTTCGAACCGCTGCACGGGCGGATCTACGACACGATCGCGACGATGGTCGGCGACAATCGGCTCGCCACCCCGGTGACGCTGCGTCCGCTGTTCGCCGCCGATCCGGCGATGAAGGAATTGGGCGGCCCGGCCTATCTGGCGCAGCTCACCGGGAATCCGGCGAGCCTGATCGGCGCGCGCTCGTTCGCCGACCAGATCTACGACCTTGCGATGCTGCGCGCGCTGGTGACGGTGGGGCGCGACCTCGTCGACGGCGCGCTCGACACGAGCCAGGACATCAACCCGGCCAAGCAGATCGAACAGGCCGAGATGAAGCTCTACGAAGTCGCCGAGAAGGGTGATTCGGACAGCGGATTGAAGTCGTTCACGCGTGCGGCGACGCTGGCCGTGCGGCAGGCCGAGAAGGCGATGAATTCGGGCGGCGGCATCTCCGGCGTCACCACGGGGCTTACCGACCTCAATGCCTCGACCGGCGGGTTCAACCGATCCGACCTGCTGATCCTCGCCGGGCGTCCGGGCATGGGCAAGACCTCGCTCGCGACCAACATCGCGTTCAATGCGGCTAAAAGATATGCCGACGATATCGAGGGCGGCATCCCCGAAGAGAAGTCGATCGGCGCGCCGGTGGCGTTCTTCAGCCTCGAAATGTCGGCCGATCAGCTGGCGATGCGTATCCTTTCCGAACAGGCCGAAGTCGTCTCGGAGAAACTGCGCACCGGGCAGATCAGCCATGCCGAATTCCAGAAGTTCGCGCGCGCGGCGGGCGATCTCGAGCGGCTGCCCTTGTTCATCGACGATACGCCAGGCTTGACCATCGCGGCGTTGCGCACCCGCGCGCGGCGGATGAAGCGCCAGCACAAGATCGGCATGGTGATCGTCGACTACCTCCAGCTGCTGACCGGCAGCGCCAAGGCATCGGGCGACGGCCGCGTGCAGGAAATCTCGGAGATCAGCCGCGGATTGAAGACGCTCGCCAAGGAACTCAACGTGCCGGTGCTCGCGCTATCGCAGCTCAGCCGTGCGGTCGAAAGCCGCGAGGACAAGAGGCCGCAGCTTTCGGATCTTCGTGAGTCGGGTTCGATCGAGCAGGACGCCGACATCGTTTTATTCGTCTATCGCGACGAATATTATCACGACTTCAAGGCGCCGACCAAGACGCCCGACGGCACCGAGACCGCCGAGGAGCGGATGGCGTACGAGGCGTGGCAGGCCAAGCAGCTCGAAGTATCGGGCAAGGCCACGGTGATCATCGCCAAGCAGCGCCACGGCGCGACGGGATCGGTGCACATGCGCTTCGATCGCCAGTTCACCAAGTTCAGCGATCTCGCGCACGAGGATTATTGA
- a CDS encoding UPF0262 family protein, translating into MADARIIDVTLDERTILWRSADIEQERRIAIFDLLEENRFAPQRKHPDGYAGPYKLHLRVEEGRLALEIHRADDSHLETLVLGLARFRRPIRDYFAICDSYYQAIRNASPAQIETIDMARRGVHNQAAELLQERLEGKIEVDFDTARRLFTLICVLHIKG; encoded by the coding sequence ATGGCCGATGCGCGCATCATAGACGTAACGCTCGACGAGCGCACGATCCTGTGGCGCTCGGCCGATATCGAGCAGGAACGCCGGATCGCGATCTTCGATCTGCTCGAGGAAAATCGCTTCGCTCCCCAGCGCAAGCATCCCGACGGTTATGCCGGCCCCTACAAGCTCCATTTGCGAGTCGAGGAAGGCCGGCTCGCGCTCGAGATCCACCGCGCCGACGATTCGCACCTCGAGACTCTGGTGCTCGGCCTCGCCCGTTTCCGGCGCCCGATCCGGGACTATTTCGCGATCTGCGACAGCTATTACCAGGCGATCCGCAACGCCTCCCCCGCGCAGATCGAGACGATCGACATGGCCCGGCGCGGGGTACACAATCAGGCCGCCGAGCTGCTCCAGGAGCGGCTCGAAGGGAAGATCGAGGTGGATTTCGATACGGCGCGCAGGCTGTTCACGCTGATCTGCGTGCTGCACATCAAGGGGTGA
- a CDS encoding DUF6624 domain-containing protein: MIGLFLALTASCSHADPKVADILGRWCGAIQEVERQRPISGANLRVRMHHLIRLDEVTRQNLWMIEDPTLNLEQRRIVEETLGASLVELDARNTDELKKLLPKSGWFTNRRHGRQVTHGAWLIAQHSPDNGLREYALGKMFVLLRSGDVEARDYALTFDRVQVRKGLPQRYGSQARCFEGRLVLQPIENEAAVNSHRESIGWAQTLEETRGDLEIGKPCNA, translated from the coding sequence ATGATCGGACTGTTCCTCGCGCTGACGGCATCCTGCAGCCATGCCGACCCGAAGGTCGCGGATATCCTTGGGCGTTGGTGTGGCGCGATTCAGGAAGTGGAACGACAACGGCCGATCTCCGGCGCCAATCTGCGCGTCAGGATGCACCATCTCATTCGGCTAGACGAAGTGACGCGCCAAAATCTCTGGATGATCGAGGACCCGACACTCAATCTGGAGCAGAGGCGTATCGTAGAGGAAACGCTCGGCGCATCGCTCGTTGAGCTAGACGCCCGAAACACCGATGAACTCAAGAAGCTCCTTCCAAAGTCCGGCTGGTTCACCAATCGCCGGCACGGCAGGCAGGTCACGCATGGGGCGTGGCTGATTGCCCAGCATTCGCCCGATAACGGTTTGCGGGAATATGCCCTCGGCAAGATGTTCGTCTTGCTGCGATCGGGAGACGTAGAAGCGCGGGATTATGCGCTGACCTTCGACCGTGTGCAGGTGCGAAAGGGCTTGCCACAGCGATATGGCAGCCAGGCCCGATGTTTCGAGGGGCGCCTGGTTCTGCAACCGATCGAGAATGAAGCGGCAGTCAATTCGCACCGAGAATCGATAGGATGGGCGCAGACGCTTGAGGAAACCCGTGGCGATCTCGAGATCGGGAAGCCCTGCAACGCATAG
- the cdd gene encoding cytidine deaminase, translated as MNDDTARALIDAARLAAKNAYAPYSNFAVGAAVLLSDGSVVTGANFENASYGLSLCAETVALATVNAQGRFREVVAIGVIGGRIGHADTAPVSPCGRCRQIINEAAQVGGRDLPVYCAGAEGDEIATYALSELLPHAFGPADLGIA; from the coding sequence ATGAACGACGACACCGCCCGCGCATTGATCGACGCGGCAAGGCTGGCGGCGAAGAACGCTTATGCCCCCTATTCGAACTTCGCCGTCGGCGCGGCGGTGCTGCTCAGCGACGGCAGCGTCGTCACCGGGGCCAATTTCGAGAATGCCAGCTACGGCCTGTCGCTCTGCGCCGAGACGGTGGCACTGGCGACGGTCAACGCACAGGGGCGCTTCCGCGAGGTGGTGGCGATCGGTGTGATCGGCGGGCGGATCGGCCATGCCGACACCGCGCCGGTCAGCCCGTGCGGGCGCTGCCGGCAGATCATCAACGAAGCGGCGCAGGTCGGCGGGCGCGACTTGCCCGTCTATTGCGCGGGTGCGGAAGGCGACGAAATCGCGACGTACGCGCTCTCCGAACTCCTCCCTCACGCCTTCGGGCCCGCCGATCTCGGGATCGCCTGA
- a CDS encoding sialate O-acetylesterase, whose amino-acid sequence MKMPCRSALALPILLAAPASAQEATPLLHPMFQDHGVLQRDRPIAIWGDAPAGESLEVTFGDKKIQARADKVGHWQVELPPMPAGGPYALSVVTRGGNSQRAEDLLVGDVWLCSGQSNMEYPVSGVLGAAGEIGKANDPEMRLMTVEKKTSLIPERHFPTPVQWQPVTPKTVADFSAACYFMARDLRASQKVPMGLIDASWGGTAIDAWRPESALVKDPAAGADLALLRTYRTDPAKASALFGERWAAWYRSKSGDTLGIEPWQPNPPGDWRPLPSFDPWEKWSVAELAQYNGMLWYRSEVTLTAEQAAKAGTLALGPADDMDASFVNGVPVGVTYAWGVPRRYALAPGTLKAGKNVIAVGVLDTWGEGGLLGTADQRAISFADGTSVPLAGPSGWRWRKAPAGVGDPPHAPWEAIAGFSGIYNAMIAPIGGYGLRGVAWYQGEANAGSPDGYARKLASMMAAWRSQFGQSNLPFLVAQLSSWGPRVSKPVESGFSQIRDEQRRAVAADPHAALAVTIDLGDVVDIHPANKQDVGHRLARGAEALTYGGKASPSGPWPVEARREGANIRIRFTGADKGLIPYSAARPIGFELCGVVPGSCRFATARLAGTDVLVATGAGPTDRVRFCWGDSPICNLYDGTGLPATPFELPVR is encoded by the coding sequence ATGAAGATGCCGTGCCGGAGCGCGCTCGCGCTGCCGATCCTGCTCGCCGCGCCCGCGTCCGCGCAGGAGGCGACGCCTTTGCTCCATCCGATGTTTCAGGATCACGGCGTGCTACAGCGCGACCGGCCGATCGCGATCTGGGGCGATGCACCGGCCGGCGAGAGCCTGGAAGTCACGTTCGGGGACAAGAAAATACAGGCCCGCGCCGACAAGGTGGGGCACTGGCAGGTCGAGCTTCCGCCAATGCCGGCCGGCGGCCCCTATGCGCTCAGCGTCGTCACTCGCGGCGGCAACAGCCAGCGTGCCGAAGACCTGCTGGTCGGCGACGTCTGGTTATGCTCGGGCCAGTCGAACATGGAATATCCGGTCAGCGGCGTGCTCGGTGCCGCGGGCGAGATCGGCAAGGCGAACGATCCCGAGATGCGGCTGATGACGGTCGAGAAAAAGACCAGCCTCATTCCCGAGCGCCACTTCCCCACCCCCGTCCAATGGCAACCGGTAACCCCGAAGACGGTCGCCGATTTCTCCGCCGCCTGCTATTTCATGGCGCGCGATCTGCGCGCCTCGCAGAAGGTGCCGATGGGGCTGATCGATGCCTCGTGGGGCGGCACGGCGATCGACGCCTGGCGCCCCGAATCCGCACTCGTCAAGGATCCCGCGGCAGGTGCCGACCTTGCGTTGCTCCGCACCTATCGAACCGATCCCGCCAAGGCGAGTGCGCTCTTCGGCGAACGCTGGGCGGCCTGGTATCGCAGCAAATCGGGCGACACCCTCGGCATCGAGCCGTGGCAGCCGAACCCGCCCGGTGATTGGCGCCCGCTGCCTTCGTTCGACCCCTGGGAGAAGTGGAGCGTTGCCGAGTTGGCGCAGTATAACGGGATGCTCTGGTATCGTAGCGAGGTCACGCTCACCGCCGAACAGGCGGCGAAGGCCGGAACCCTCGCGCTGGGCCCCGCCGACGACATGGACGCGAGCTTCGTCAACGGCGTGCCGGTGGGCGTCACTTATGCGTGGGGCGTGCCCCGGCGCTACGCGCTGGCGCCCGGCACGCTCAAGGCGGGCAAAAATGTCATCGCAGTCGGGGTGCTCGACACCTGGGGCGAAGGCGGGCTGCTCGGCACCGCCGACCAACGCGCGATCAGCTTTGCCGACGGCACCAGCGTGCCGCTCGCCGGCCCCTCAGGCTGGCGCTGGCGTAAAGCACCGGCAGGCGTCGGCGATCCGCCGCACGCGCCGTGGGAGGCGATCGCCGGTTTCTCCGGCATCTACAATGCGATGATCGCCCCGATCGGCGGCTACGGATTGCGCGGTGTGGCCTGGTATCAGGGGGAAGCCAATGCCGGATCGCCCGACGGTTATGCGCGCAAGCTCGCCAGCATGATGGCGGCATGGCGCAGCCAATTCGGCCAGAGCAACCTGCCCTTCCTCGTCGCCCAACTGTCGAGTTGGGGTCCGCGCGTCTCCAAACCGGTCGAAAGCGGCTTCTCGCAGATCCGCGACGAGCAGCGCCGGGCCGTGGCCGCCGATCCGCATGCCGCGCTCGCCGTGACGATCGATCTCGGCGACGTCGTCGATATCCATCCGGCCAACAAGCAGGACGTCGGCCACCGCCTCGCGCGCGGCGCCGAGGCGTTGACGTATGGCGGCAAGGCCTCGCCCTCCGGTCCATGGCCGGTCGAGGCGCGGCGTGAGGGCGCAAATATCCGCATCCGTTTCACCGGCGCGGACAAGGGCCTGATCCCCTACAGCGCCGCCCGGCCGATCGGCTTCGAGCTTTGCGGCGTCGTCCCCGGCAGTTGCCGCTTCGCCACCGCAAGGCTCGCAGGCACCGACGTGCTGGTCGCCACCGGCGCCGGCCCCACCGATCGCGTGCGCTTCTGCTGGGGGGACAGCCCGATCTGCAATCTCTACGACGGCACCGGCCTTCCCGCGACGCCGTTCGAGTTGCCGGTCCGTTAG
- the dcd gene encoding dCTP deaminase, which produces MILSDRWIREQALATNMIEPFVEAQRREGCISYGLSSYGYDARVADEFKIFTNIDSSVVDPKNFDSNSFVDRKTDVCIIPPNSFALARTVEYFRIPRDVLVICLGKSTYARCGIIVNVTPLEPEWEGHVTLEFSNTTPLPAKIYANEGACQFLFLKGDQPCETSYADRAGKYMGQRGVTLPRL; this is translated from the coding sequence ATGATCCTTTCCGACCGCTGGATTCGCGAACAGGCCCTTGCCACCAACATGATCGAGCCGTTCGTCGAGGCGCAGCGCCGCGAAGGATGCATCAGCTACGGTCTGTCCTCTTACGGCTATGACGCGCGCGTCGCCGACGAGTTCAAGATTTTCACCAATATCGACAGTTCGGTCGTCGATCCCAAGAACTTCGACTCGAACAGCTTCGTCGATCGCAAGACCGACGTCTGCATCATCCCGCCCAACAGTTTCGCGCTGGCCCGCACAGTCGAATATTTCCGCATCCCACGCGACGTTCTCGTGATCTGCCTCGGCAAATCGACCTATGCGCGCTGCGGGATCATCGTCAACGTGACTCCGCTCGAGCCCGAATGGGAAGGCCATGTCACGCTCGAATTCTCGAACACCACGCCGTTGCCCGCCAAGATCTACGCCAATGAAGGCGCGTGCCAGTTCCTGTTTCTCAAGGGCGATCAGCCCTGCGAGACGAGCTATGCCGATCGCGCGGGCAAATATATGGGCCAGCGCGGCGTGACGCTGCCGCGGCTGTGA
- a CDS encoding tetratricopeptide repeat protein, producing the protein MRIGFVLVAAASFVAAVPAQAQDSAVASTQIAQGDFAQAESKLMAELRVHPGRPELLLNLAAVYAKTGRTSEARSLYTKVLGQNDVLMDISAEQTAGSHALAQRGLRRLDTVQFSAR; encoded by the coding sequence ATGCGTATCGGGTTCGTTCTCGTCGCCGCCGCGTCGTTCGTCGCGGCAGTTCCAGCGCAGGCGCAGGACAGCGCCGTCGCCAGCACACAGATCGCGCAGGGCGACTTTGCCCAGGCCGAATCGAAGCTCATGGCCGAACTGCGCGTCCATCCCGGCCGCCCCGAGCTGCTGCTCAACCTTGCCGCGGTCTATGCGAAGACTGGCCGCACCAGCGAGGCGCGCAGCCTCTACACCAAGGTGCTCGGCCAGAATGACGTGTTGATGGATATCAGCGCCGAACAAACCGCCGGCTCGCACGCACTTGCGCAGCGTGGCCTGCGCCGGCTCGACACGGTCCAGTTCAGCGCGCGCTGA
- a CDS encoding ExbD/TolR family protein, whose amino-acid sequence MAMSAGRDDGEPMMEMNTTPLIDVMLVLLIMFIITIPIQTHAVKVDLPQNSNNPAPVVEPQKNKLYIDANGTLFWNSVQIDDLTLRQYLDASLQQDPEPELHFQPDPNARYEVVDRVLAIVKRANVTKLGFVGNEQYRNDF is encoded by the coding sequence ATGGCAATGAGCGCTGGCCGTGACGATGGCGAGCCGATGATGGAAATGAACACGACGCCGTTGATCGACGTCATGCTCGTGCTCCTCATCATGTTCATCATCACCATTCCCATCCAGACCCATGCGGTGAAGGTGGATCTGCCGCAGAACAGCAACAATCCGGCTCCCGTCGTGGAGCCGCAGAAGAACAAGCTGTATATCGACGCGAACGGCACTTTGTTCTGGAACAGCGTGCAGATCGACGACCTGACGCTGCGTCAGTATCTCGACGCGTCGCTTCAGCAGGATCCGGAGCCCGAACTGCACTTCCAGCCCGATCCCAATGCCCGCTACGAGGTAGTCGACCGGGTGCTCGCGATCGTGAAGCGGGCAAACGTGACCAAGCTCGGCTTCGTCGGCAACGAGCAATATCGCAACGACTTCTGA